The DNA region aaaactcttatgatttaaattatattaCCATACAAATAAACATGGTATAGTACGAATCATAAACCAAATGGTTTTGGTGATTTGTACATTTGTTCCCTAGGAATAGATGAAAGTCAGTTGACAAGAAATAAATAAGGTGTAAAAACAAAAGAGTATAGTTGAGAATTAAGATTTGatttgcaaaagaaaccaagctaAGTGCAAGATGCCTAGCGAAGAATTTACCAtattgagtcaatattatcagtTAATCAGATTAGTCATTAAAATCAGTTATCATTTTATACTAAAGATTAGTCATTAAAATCAGTTATCATTCGTATACTAAATATTTCTTTGTGATTTAATTTGGGTTTATTTATGTAATCGAGTTGATTTTAAGTTATGTATTTCGAGTGAGTTCAAATCAAGTTTTGTATGTTCACATTAACTTTAACgtaattttaaaatcatttaaaagcGGTTAAATTTAAATTCGAGTTCAAATATACAAAATCGAATAAATATCAAATCGTCAAGTCTATTTTCTAGCGTCATGACCCATGCTGCTCAAACAGAAATCTAAATGGATATAATCATATAAGCCAAGTAATCAAACAACTCCAATTCTAACCATGCAAAATTTAACCGActattatataaatatctacTACTTTATCTTCCTCTTTCTTTCTATATCACCTCTCGTCTTTCCAACCGGCGCCGTCTTTAAAATCTTCTCTTGACTTCTTTTCGCCACCTCACCAAACCCCTCTCATATAAAATACATCCCATTTTAATTCCAAAAAATGTCGATTTCTCTCTCTACTAACCTCCACCACTCCCACCCCCATGCGCACCTTACCGTTTCCACCCCTTCCATGTCTATCTTACGCCGTTTAACCCTACCTATCCACCACCATCACCGCCACCAACGCCGACGCTTTCTCTCTCACATCGCCGCCGCTGTTCGTCAAGACACCACCGTTTGGACTCCAACTCCTATCTCTCTCATCGAATCTGCTGCTGAATCTCTCTTCCACGTTTCCATCGACGTCTCGGATGCGCCTGAAATTGCATCCTCTCATACACGCGCCGGACAATACTTGCAACTTAAAGTACCGGATTCTCCTAAGCCTTCTTTCCTTGCTATTGCTTCGCCTCCGTCCCTTGCTGCTGCTCGTGGCGAGTTACAATTCCTTGTGAAGACCGTTGCGGGGTCCACTGCTGAACTTCTTTGTGGGTTGAAGAAAGGTGATGTTGTTGAATTGACCCCTGCTATGGGTAATGGTTtcaatgttgatctgatttctCCTCCGGAGACTTTTCCTACTATTCTTATTTTCGCCACTGGATCTGGAATCAGGTTTGtgtgtgattttattttaatttttgctaCTGTTTGATGGAATATAGTTGTATAAATTTTTGAGCGAGATAGGGAATTTTCCCcatttgatgaaattttgggGGTTGCATTTTGTACATCTTTGACAACCAATCAAATGCTAAAAGCCAAGATATGATGAGTAATCCTTGATAGAACTTTTAGTTTTGTCAACAGTGATCACTAATGTCAATTATTGTAATAGCTCAAGGTATTCAAAAGAAGTATCTATGATCCTTTCAACACGATTTTTGTATGTACTTGATATCTTTACACCTTTATGGAGCTTATTAGAGTTTTGAATAACAATTGCAATAATAGTTGTACAGTTTtaaaatccaaatccaaatgGATGGGCTTTGTTACATTAATGGTTGTGTAAGTGTCAATCCCATGCGTTGCTTCTTTGACATTATCTGATGCAATGTGATCACGGAGTCCTAAAACATTCACATGACGTTACTACTTTGGATAAGAAGGGATATATTTTCACTGTGGAGGGAAGGGATTTGGAACGTACGGATTTGGAAATGATTCACTCTtctaattttgttaataattcaatctttccCTTTCTTTAAACAAACAAGAGAAACTTTATTATTCTTTTcacttcccttcctttccttcgTTTCCCACCTAATTTGTCATCTAAGCAAAGTGTTAAGAGTCATGTTGTATTTGAAGTGACCTGTGTTACTTGATGTTTAATGtatcataatatatttgagtGATAGATTCCAAATAATTTAAAGATTTGTTGTCACATGTTATCATTACTTTTTGAATGTGCGCTGCACAGGAGTTTGTTGAAGTTTGTTTTGAAGGATATTACTCATGCTACTGCTAACATATGTGGTTTACATGGAGCTAGGAATACTTAGTTGTACGATACTAATATCCCATTTTCTTATCATATGTTTGCATATTTACACAATGGTGTTTCAGATTATATTTATGTTATGAGCTAAATTCAAATTAACTTTGGGGTATAATCTATTCAGTTATGTGCTCCATTGCCCAACCCATATTAGTGATAAGTACGTGaggtt from Amaranthus tricolor cultivar Red isolate AtriRed21 chromosome 3, ASM2621246v1, whole genome shotgun sequence includes:
- the LOC130807233 gene encoding fruit protein pKIWI502, with translation MSISLSTNLHHSHPHAHLTVSTPSMSILRRLTLPIHHHHRHQRRRFLSHIAAAVRQDTTVWTPTPISLIESAAESLFHVSIDVSDAPEIASSHTRAGQYLQLKVPDSPKPSFLAIASPPSLAAARGELQFLVKTVAGSTAELLCGLKKGDVVELTPAMGNGFNVDLISPPETFPTILIFATGSGISPIRSLIESGFCADKRSDVRLYYGARNLRRMAYQDRFKDWESSGVKIFPVLSKPDEEWSGETGYVQAAFSRSKNIVSPNSTGAVLCGHKQMAEEITSILTEDGVSIDKILKNF